One region of Camelina sativa cultivar DH55 chromosome 6, Cs, whole genome shotgun sequence genomic DNA includes:
- the LOC104790989 gene encoding U-box domain-containing protein 39-like isoform X2, with protein MGETGRHKWFSFHHHRSASATSMPQQNNNPGETPTEFLCPITGFLMSDPVVVASGQTFERVSVQVCRNLGFAPKLHDGTQPDLSTVIPNLAMRSTILSYCDRNKMDHPRPPDYAYVEGVVRTRMDTVSGSGPGHRISKSEILPPLASNSNSDYDSVMGAIRSRSRNAVSSSNSLPFHQTRPVNHSTTRNPTSFSSSDYSSFPPMSPEEEEIYNKLSSVDTIDHEQGLIQLRKTTRSNESTRISLCTDRILSLLRSLIVSRYNVVQTNAAASLVNLSLEKPNKLKIVRSGFVPLLIDVLKSGSTEAQEHVIGALFSLAVEEENKMVIGVLGAVEPLLHALRSSESERARQDAALALYHLSLIPNNRNRLVKAGAVPVMLSMIRNGESASRILLLLCNIAACPEGKGAMLDGNAVAILVGKLRESGGGGVEAEVAAARENCVGALLTLSVGNMRFRGLASEVGLEEVLTEIVESESGSGRLKEKAAKILQTMRGGDREFGEGAEAREWNKMLEASGLSRSQFQQGGQKGGFAYSSQF; from the exons ATGGGCGAGACCGGTAGACACAAATGGTTCTCTTTTCACCACCACCGTTCAGCCTCCGCCACATCTATGCCTCAGCAAAACAACAACCCTGGCGAAACCCCAACGGAGTTCCTCTGTCCCATCACCGGGTTTTTAATGTCGGATCCCGTAGTCGTCGCTTCGGGTCAAACCTTCGAGCGTGTCTCCGTCCAAGTTTGCCGTAACCTCGGGTTTGCTCCGAAGCTTCACGACGGTACTCAACCCGATTTATCAACCGTAATCCCAAACCTCGCCATGAGATCAACGATTCTCAGCTACTGCGATAGAAACAAAATGGACCACCCTCGTCCTCCTGATTACGCTTACGTCGAAGGTGTTGTTCGTACCCGTATGGATACGGTTTCGGGTTCGGGTCCGGGTCATCGGATCTCTAAATCGGAAATTTTACCACCGCTGGCTTCGAATTCGAATTCGGATTATGATTCTGTGATGGGAGCGATTCGATCTCGTTCAAGAAACGCAGTATCTTCAAGCAATTCTCTTCCATTTCACCAAACCCGACCCGTTAATCACTCGACGACCCGGAATCCTACCTCGTTTTCTTCATCGGATTACTCATCGTTTCCTCCGATGTcaccggaagaagaagagatctacaacaaatTAAGCAGTGTAGACACGATCGATCACGAGCAAG GTCTGATTCAGCTAAGGAAGACGACGAGATCAAACGAGAGCACGAGAATCTCGCTCTGTACTGATCGGATCCTCTCGTTACTCCGATCTTTGATAGTTTCACGGTACAACGTCGTGCAGACGAACGCCGCCGCGTCGTTGGTCAacctctcgttggagaaacctAACAAATTGAAAATCGTACGGTCAGGGTTCGTTCCTTTGCTGATCGATGTTTTGAAATCGGGATCGACGGAGGCGCAAGAGCATGTGATCGGTGCTTTGTTTAGTTTAGCTGTTGAGGAAGAGAACAAGATGGTGATTGGAGTTCTCGGTGCGGTTGAGCCGCTTCTTCACGCGCTTCGATCGTCGGAGAGTGAGAGAGCGCGTCAGGATGCTGCGCTCGCGCTTTATCATCTGTCGTTGATTCCGAATAACCGGAATAGGTTGGTTAAAGCCGGTGCGGTGCCGGTTATGTTGTCTATGATCAGAAACGGTGAATCGGCGAGTAGGATACTTTTGTTGCTATGTAACATAGCGGCTTGTCCGGAAGGGAAAGGAGCTATGCTTGACGGGAATGCGGTGGCGATATTGGTCGGGAAACTGCGAGAAAGTGGTGGGGGAGGAGTTGAGGCAGAGGTGGCGGCGGCGCGTGAGAATTGCGTGGGGGCTTTGTTGACGTTGAGTGTTGGGAATATGAGGTTTAGAGGATTGGCGAGTGAGGTGGGATTGGAGGAGGTTTTGACGGAGATTGTGGAAAGCGAGAGCGGAAGCGGGAGGTTGAAGGAGAAGGCGGCGAAGATTCTGCAGACAATGAGAGGCGGAGATAGGGAGTTTGGTGAAGGTGCGGAGGCGCGTGAGTGGAACAAGATGTTGGAAGCGAGTGGGCTAAGCCGGTCTCAGTTTCAACAAGGAGGGCAAAAAGGGGGTTTCGCTTATTCGTCTCAATTTTAG
- the LOC104790989 gene encoding U-box domain-containing protein 39-like isoform X1, which produces MGETGRHKWFSFHHHRSASATSMPQQNNNPGETPTEFLCPITGFLMSDPVVVASGQTFERVSVQVCRNLGFAPKLHDGTQPDLSTVIPNLAMRSTILSYCDRNKMDHPRPPDYAYVEGVVRTRMDTVSGSGPGHRISKSEILPPLASNSNSDYDSVMGAIRSRSRNAVSSSNSLPFHQTRPVNHSTTRNPTSFSSSDYSSFPPMSPEEEEIYNKLSSVDTIDHEQGLIQLRKTTRSNESTRISLCTDRILSLLRSLIVSRYNVVQTNAAASLVNLSLEKPNKLKIVRSGFVPLLIDVLKSGSTEAQEHVIGALFSLAVEEENKMVIGVLGAVEPLLHALRSSESERARQDAALALYHLSLIPNNRNRLVKAGAVPVMLSMIRNGESASRILLLLCNIAACPEGKGAMLDGNAVAILVGKLRESGGGGVEAEVAAARENCVGALLTLSVGNMRFRGLASEVGLEEVLTEIVESESGSGRLKEKAAKILQTMRGGDREFGEGAEAREWNKMLEASGLSRSQFQQGGQKGGFAYSSQF; this is translated from the coding sequence ATGGGCGAGACCGGTAGACACAAATGGTTCTCTTTTCACCACCACCGTTCAGCCTCCGCCACATCTATGCCTCAGCAAAACAACAACCCTGGCGAAACCCCAACGGAGTTCCTCTGTCCCATCACCGGGTTTTTAATGTCGGATCCCGTAGTCGTCGCTTCGGGTCAAACCTTCGAGCGTGTCTCCGTCCAAGTTTGCCGTAACCTCGGGTTTGCTCCGAAGCTTCACGACGGTACTCAACCCGATTTATCAACCGTAATCCCAAACCTCGCCATGAGATCAACGATTCTCAGCTACTGCGATAGAAACAAAATGGACCACCCTCGTCCTCCTGATTACGCTTACGTCGAAGGTGTTGTTCGTACCCGTATGGATACGGTTTCGGGTTCGGGTCCGGGTCATCGGATCTCTAAATCGGAAATTTTACCACCGCTGGCTTCGAATTCGAATTCGGATTATGATTCTGTGATGGGAGCGATTCGATCTCGTTCAAGAAACGCAGTATCTTCAAGCAATTCTCTTCCATTTCACCAAACCCGACCCGTTAATCACTCGACGACCCGGAATCCTACCTCGTTTTCTTCATCGGATTACTCATCGTTTCCTCCGATGTcaccggaagaagaagagatctacaacaaatTAAGCAGTGTAGACACGATCGATCACGAGCAAGGTCTGATTCAGCTAAGGAAGACGACGAGATCAAACGAGAGCACGAGAATCTCGCTCTGTACTGATCGGATCCTCTCGTTACTCCGATCTTTGATAGTTTCACGGTACAACGTCGTGCAGACGAACGCCGCCGCGTCGTTGGTCAacctctcgttggagaaacctAACAAATTGAAAATCGTACGGTCAGGGTTCGTTCCTTTGCTGATCGATGTTTTGAAATCGGGATCGACGGAGGCGCAAGAGCATGTGATCGGTGCTTTGTTTAGTTTAGCTGTTGAGGAAGAGAACAAGATGGTGATTGGAGTTCTCGGTGCGGTTGAGCCGCTTCTTCACGCGCTTCGATCGTCGGAGAGTGAGAGAGCGCGTCAGGATGCTGCGCTCGCGCTTTATCATCTGTCGTTGATTCCGAATAACCGGAATAGGTTGGTTAAAGCCGGTGCGGTGCCGGTTATGTTGTCTATGATCAGAAACGGTGAATCGGCGAGTAGGATACTTTTGTTGCTATGTAACATAGCGGCTTGTCCGGAAGGGAAAGGAGCTATGCTTGACGGGAATGCGGTGGCGATATTGGTCGGGAAACTGCGAGAAAGTGGTGGGGGAGGAGTTGAGGCAGAGGTGGCGGCGGCGCGTGAGAATTGCGTGGGGGCTTTGTTGACGTTGAGTGTTGGGAATATGAGGTTTAGAGGATTGGCGAGTGAGGTGGGATTGGAGGAGGTTTTGACGGAGATTGTGGAAAGCGAGAGCGGAAGCGGGAGGTTGAAGGAGAAGGCGGCGAAGATTCTGCAGACAATGAGAGGCGGAGATAGGGAGTTTGGTGAAGGTGCGGAGGCGCGTGAGTGGAACAAGATGTTGGAAGCGAGTGGGCTAAGCCGGTCTCAGTTTCAACAAGGAGGGCAAAAAGGGGGTTTCGCTTATTCGTCTCAATTTTAG